The Eubacterium maltosivorans genome includes the window GAATGAACCATAAAAATCCACCAAGTAATAAGAAAAATACAAGTTGGAAACCAGATGATGCAAAGGTTGGATATTCATAGACCGTCATAACCATTGAAGCAGTGATGGCAAAGAAGCCAAACAAGGTTAAGGTCTTTTTAGGTCCAGTGCTTTGCGAATTTGGTTTATTCATGTGAGAAACACCTCCTAAAAAATGTTCTTTTGGTTTACGGTTAATTACTTACCCGGCAAAATTTTGATTTAAACAAAAAAGAAGAAAAAAGTAAAAATAAAAATTTTTGTTTTAAGAATGACTGAAAAACGACAAAGATCCTTAAAAATCGCATTCAAGGCGATTTTTAAGGATCTTTTTGGGTAATTCGTCTCAATCTTCATGAAACAAATCAGATTCTTTTTCATAGATGGCATAAGCGGAGGTCTCATCATGCTTGGCGTCATACATGGCCTCGTCTGCCTGACGTATCCATTGGCTTCGGTTGATAGTATCGTCCTTGAGAAAGGTGATCCCCAAACTGGCAGAGAGGTTGACAGGGTGTTCCCTCAGATTTTTAATATTTTCAATATTGCGGAGAATGCTTTCCGCTAAATCCACAACGTCCTTTGGATTCGAATAGTTATTGATAAATACCAGAAATTCATCACCGCCCAGACGGGCTGGGAAAACATTATCGCTGGCAATGCCCTTTAAAATCTTGGCGACAGCATTGAGCGCGGCGTCGCCCATATGATGTCCAAAGGTATCGTTAATGGTTTTAAAACCATTGAGGTCAAAAAGAAAAAGAGCCTGATTATTGTATTTTCTAAAAAGTGTATCCATTGTGTGATAAATCGATTTGCGGTTCGGAATGTTGGTCAGTCCGTCAATATAGGCCGATTTCTTTAAAAGCTCATTAGTTTTTACCAGCTCATGCTTGCTGATTTCAAGAGTTTCAGTCATCTGATTAATATTGTCGGCTAACTCATGGAATTCATCGTCCCCTGGAATTTCACAGCGTACAGAAAAGTTTTCATGCTGAATCTGCTTAATCTTTTCATTCAGATAGGTAAGAGGGTTCGTAATGGTTTTTGCAAGCTGAACGCCAATAAACAGAGCGACCAGCGTGATTGTCAGCGTTGTGAGCAGCAACATGGTCTGTAGGGTATTAGCTTCTTTAAACACTTCCGTTTGTGTCATGCAGACAACGACAACCCAGCCTGAGGTAGGAATCTTTTCGTAATTGGCAATAACAGGAGTGCCGTCATAGTTATAGGTGAAAAATCCTGTGTTGCTCTTTAAGCGGTTGTTTTCAACATCGGAGATGAACTTCTTCAGGTCAGCGTCATTGTTAAGGGCGTTTTTCTGGCTGTCCTCAGAGGAGAGACCTTCTTCCATAATCGTAGAAAGCTGCTTTGCCTTGGAGTCCAGAATATAGACATAGCCGCTGTCACCCACCTTGCGTTGGCTGATCTGCTGGTTAATACTCCCAATACTGACATTGCGGTTTAAAATCCCGATGGGTCTTTGAGAAGCATCATAAATTTTTATCGCCAATGAAAGGCATTTGTTGCCATTCGATGGCGTGTCCACAACTTCGTTGTAAGAATCCTTGTTTTGTTCAATCAATGTCTTGAACATGTTAGAATCCCTTACGTTTGTCCCTTGATAGTTAGGGTCCGATGAAGCAATAACATTCCCGGTCAGGTCGATGATTGAATTACGATTGACAACGCTGTTGGTTTTGGTACTGATGTTTAGGAGCTGCTGCGCCGGCTCCAGGAGCTCAGGATCTGAAGGGTTACTCAAACTCTGGGCGAAAGCAGGGATCTGCGCTGTGAACGCCAGATCATCCATTTGTGTTTTGTAAAACTCTTCCAGATAGTTGGCGATGGATTCAGAAACATCCGACAGGGCTTGCTTTCGCATTTCCAAAGAACTTCTTGACATATAAATGCTTATAATGGAAGATAATATTAAAAGCGGTATCACCACTAACAGAATCATTAAAAGGGGGAGCTTTCTCTTTACTTTCAAAATATGTGTCACCTCCAGGAGATTTCTACCCAACTCTACTTTATTTTAACACAAGTTTAATGATAGTAAAAATAAAAAAAGATTGACATTATTCTCCCAAACACGTATAGTAGGTAGAGAGCACAATCCTAAAGAGTACCTTCATGCTTTATATGGAGGTTTTTTCTTTGCGATAAACCCTTAAGATATAAAAAGGAGTGATATTATGGACGCGGACCCTGGAGAGAAGCG containing:
- a CDS encoding sensor domain-containing diguanylate cyclase → MRKQALSDVSESIANYLEEFYKTQMDDLAFTAQIPAFAQSLSNPSDPELLEPAQQLLNISTKTNSVVNRNSIIDLTGNVIASSDPNYQGTNVRDSNMFKTLIEQNKDSYNEVVDTPSNGNKCLSLAIKIYDASQRPIGILNRNVSIGSINQQISQRKVGDSGYVYILDSKAKQLSTIMEEGLSSEDSQKNALNNDADLKKFISDVENNRLKSNTGFFTYNYDGTPVIANYEKIPTSGWVVVVCMTQTEVFKEANTLQTMLLLTTLTITLVALFIGVQLAKTITNPLTYLNEKIKQIQHENFSVRCEIPGDDEFHELADNINQMTETLEISKHELVKTNELLKKSAYIDGLTNIPNRKSIYHTMDTLFRKYNNQALFLFDLNGFKTINDTFGHHMGDAALNAVAKILKGIASDNVFPARLGGDEFLVFINNYSNPKDVVDLAESILRNIENIKNLREHPVNLSASLGITFLKDDTINRSQWIRQADEAMYDAKHDETSAYAIYEKESDLFHED